The DNA window GGAGGAGAGTGGGCGTGTCCCCGGGGAAGGTGTCACCTGGGAGAGGGGGTCACCCACCGGGGATCTcgccccttccctgctcttctgCTGCCGTagctccttcagcagctgcttcacCGTCTGGGGCGGAGCGGCGCgggggggacctgggggtgtGCAAGGGAGGGTTCGGGGGTCCCCGGGATGCCGGGGAACTCTGAAAACTTCTAAAACCCCGCCAAACGCCCAGGCGTCCCCCAGATCCCCGTGTCTCATCCAGACCCTGTTCGGGGGTCCCCCCTGAACTCCTGAGACCCCTCAAACCGCCGTGTCATAACCGggccccccgggacccccaaacccctgggcACTCCCCCAGCGAGGCAGGAATCCCCCTGTCGTGACGTCACGGGGATTCCCATGCGTCACCACCCGCCCCCGCCATCACCGCCCTCCTCCCCGGGGAACCCCCTCCTCCCCCGCGGGGAGAATCCAGCGGGGAGGCCCCGGGAATCGCCCCGCTCCTTGAAGGCCAGTGTCCCCCCTACTCCCCCCTGGTCTCCTAAAGGCTCAGCAGACCCTTCTTGGCTCTCTTAAAGGGCCAGTGTCCCCTAAAAGCGAGACTTAAAGGGCCAGTGTCTCCTACAAGCAGCTCTTAAAGGGCCAGTATCTCCTAAAAGCAGCTCTTAAAGGGCCAGTGTCCCCTAAAAGAGCGTCTTGAAAGGCCAGCTCCCTCTCCCAGGTGTTTTAAAGGGCCAGCACCTTGTCCCAGATTGCTTAAAAGGCCAGTGTCCCCTCGAAGCGGGTCTTAAAGGACCCGCGACACCCCCCGCCCCCCCAACCGTCCCcatcccccttttccccccatacCTCTCTGGGGCCGCATCCCCGCAGGATCCGGGGGCAAATGGGGCCGGGACGGGCGCGGGGACCGATTTGGGGGGACTTGGGCGAGGAAACCCCGCCCCGGAGGGAAACGCCACCAAAACGCCAACGCTGTCACTGTTGCGACGGGTGACAAGGCAGGGGGCGGAGCTTCGGAGGGGCCCAGGGGACCCAGAGGATGGGTGGAAGTGGCGGGGTCACTCGGGGGCCGGGGTCCTTTGAGGTGGTGTTGGGAAGGGTCACAGGTCCTGGGTTGTTCCCTTGTGACGTCATCAGCAGCGATTTGGGGCGACAATCCAGGGTCCCTCTCACCCCCCATCATTTTGTGTGGGTCTTTGCCCCATTTGGGGGACTCTCTTCCCCATTCTAGGAGGGGGCTCTGTCTCCCCAACCCCAGAAGATCACGAGACCCACGAAGACCATAAAGACTGTGGAAGGCACCAGGGCTGGTGTCTTTATTGGGGGAGGGACCGGGCTGTCCCCCCACCCACAATTTGCAGGAGCCACTGctcccctccaaaccccccaCTTGGGGAGTGTGGGGTGTGTCTTACCCATTTGGGAGAATCTCTGCCCCATTTGAGGGAGGTTTCTCACCCACTTGAGGGTGGCATTTAGGatgggggggctcagcccgaTTTTGGTGGGAATCTCTGACACATGGGAAGGAAACCATGAGACCCACTGAGACCATGAAGACTCCTGAGGCCACCAAGGCTGGTTGATTTATTCTGGGGGATGTCACACAGCAGGGGGGTCCCTCCAGGATCCTGACTGGGGACTTGGGTGTCACGAGTGTACTTTCTACTACATAGGCTGAACCTTCACTGGTCCTGAAGCCTTACTCAGACAGGCAGCTCCATTCTCTGAATGCCAGGACACACCTGCCCAAAGAGCTGAGACAGCCTAGGAGCTGAAGCAGCTGGAGGAACAGCAGAGCACCCTGAGAAGAGGCTGTGGTTTATATACCCCAGCCTCAGTGGCTGCACATTtgctgccccagcccatcccttcCTGCAGCCTATCTTAATCCATGGCTCAGCCACTTTCACACCTCCTGAGTACAACCTAGATGCTGCAGTTCCCAGGAAatcccctctcccttcccctggcCCCAACCACAGACACTgaccctgagcccagcagatGGATACAGAACAggcaggaaagaaggaaaaaaaaaaaaaatagagagggAGCCTGATAAAGTAGACATGGAAACTTGAAAATGCAAAGAGGAGCAAGGTCAGGAGGGAACTAAAAGCACACACAGAAAGCTACAGTGCCAGTGTATatgcataaataaaattttacagCCAAGGGATTAAGAGAGGAAAACAGACAGCAAGTTATATGAAAGTATACAGAATATACAAATTTTTAAAGCTAAGGAACtaagagagaaataaatttaaaactaTTAACAGTGAActaaaataaagacagaaactgtaaaaaaaatccttaagcTTTCTGATATAGGCCTGGGCATCTTCAGAAATTTTGCTTGTGAAAGTGAAAATATAAATGTGCACCTACTGATTTGCATGTGTATCTTAGCAATAAGGGGTGAATCTATaaggcagcacagaaaagaCAGTAATTTGGAGAGTATGTGCTTCAGTCTTCATGTGGTAATCTCTGGTCTGCCTTCAAACACAGTACTACTGAATTTGGTGATCCTAAAGACAACACTGAGCAGTAGAGTTGTCCACATTTCTCATGGTTGCAGTTTATAATTTGTGGTCCCCCTTCActactgaaagaaaacattggGGGCGAGTTCATGTTAGCCTGAAAACTTGTAGGACACATCACTGATGTTTGTGCCTCTGCTTATCTAGCTGTCCATTGTGGGACAGACAGataacagcagaaaataaaaatcaattgtACACATGAAGTGCACATTATTGATGTATAGAAATGAAAAGGCCTTGATCTTCAGAGACTATTTCCATGATTGGAGGATTACTGTGACGCTTGACCCTAAGCTAAGAAAAATCAATACAGTCATAAAAATGTAGAGAATGTTTTGCAGTGAATAAAGAGCCAGTGAGGTAGCTTCTAGACCcggaagaaaaattaatatccTCTCCAGACAACACTAAATTACTAAATTCTGAATGTTGTTATAAACAGTTTACTTAAATAGTCAGAGTTGCAAGCTGTCTGAACTAAGGTAAAAAGCAGCATCAACACTATAAAATTATTGTTGGTGcttgaatttattttccctCGTGAGTTAATGATAAAGAGATAATGCATCCTGGAACACTGTGGATGGTTacatggtttgggttttttttaatatttaggtTTTACAGAGCAAGTAAATCTCCAACCGTGGCAGCTCAGTCTCACCAAACACTTCAGGTTTTCAAACAAATCTTCAACATCTCTGCACAAGCTGGCagggggtgtgtgtgtctgtggatCACTTCAGCAGACTTAGAGGATTTTattaataacagaaaaatatttagagaCCTACTTTAAGTACTCAGTAGAAGACACATGTTTAGAATCCTGCTTTAAGTACTTCACAGAGATGGCTGGCTGGAGACTGCTAGCTTGCCAAAATGATTGAGTACTTTCAGGCAAGCTGTCAAGTGTGAAATTGGACATGACCTATTGACTGATCTTCAGCACCAAAATTAAAAGATAATGATTAGCTTTTTAGAGCTCTCAGCAAAGGAAGTTTATTCATCCTTTATAGGACATTTGAATCAGAATTGCACTTTTGCAGAGTGCTGATGAGGATCACCTAAAAGAACATTATAGTGCTAGATATTCTTCTTAACTCAAATTGGTCCTAGCAGTGGACTTGCACATGAATACCAGGCATGTCTAATGAGGCTGTGCCCTTGGCCACTGCACTGCTAATGCTGGctccagaaaacatttttatacaCAAAATAgacatatttatttcttttttccttttgtaaaatAAGGTATTTTCCCCTGCCCAACATTTCTTAATGTTTAGAGTGTTTGAAAGGGTTTCTCCAGCTTACCATCAGTACCCAAAATGTTCTTTGAGACCAGACAGTTTGTGCACTCTTTTATAACAGAAAGTATTTCAGCCTGTTCTCCCTATTTTTCCTGCTGAGGTAATGCAGATGGGTTGCTTAAGGTTTGGATTAAAAATGGAACTTGTGTCTCCTAGTCAGTTTTTATAGGCTAGACATAAGTCTCACTCTCAAGAAGAGTGACAACTTTAGTATGTCTGACATTTAAGACAGGAATTATAATGATCTGCTCCCAAAACGAAATACTGAATTATATGGATGGGGAAAATAGAGTAAAACCATTGTCAAGTTCAGGAGTCTTTTTAAGATGTCAGTGTGACAGGTAATGTGGTCtcaggagaaggaaagagaagtgcAGAATCACAAATATAAGAGATGCTGTCTGTGAGCAGGGAGTGAGTTTGGAGTGGCCAAAAGTACATCCACTGATTTTTTACGTCAGGAGTGTGGTGCTAAGCTGTTGCAGGAGAACAGACTGTCTGCAGGAATTTACAATGAGAGTGTTTGGGAAGATTTACCTTCTTCTGCACAGGCAAGCTGAATGTCTGCTGCTAGTGAGATATGTAAACTAAAACATAGTCTGAAAGTTCTGTTTTATtctatgttttatttatttctgaggCTGAGACTGTTCCTAGAACTTAAAAGGTGCTATTGAGGCAAAAGAGAAGATAATCTCAAAGAACTTAAAGCagcagattttttatttctagcttttttaaaatgagagtaTTTTACTGTGCATAGTTAAATTATGCTTGGAGCAGTAGTAGATTGAACAATAGATCGATTTTCTCCTCCCTTCAGCCCCAGCAAATATAAATTCCATGTGCAAAGCTCACACTCTATTTGCTACTGTAGCAAAATAAACTGCTTATAATGTGTCAATTTACTCACACAGATGGAAGATGGCAGGGCTTGTAATTTTTTATTGGACGTCGCAGATGTTTagttttacatatttttgtaaagaaaggtatgttttatttttaatttaccatttatttttcatttgtttctctttaaagAATGTCTGACTTGCCAGTTTGTATACTGATTTGCAAAAGTATTTTCATGTTTAGAAGGCTTAACATAAAGATTCCTCTATGGACATCAATGTTGCAACCATAAGATTCCAGTTTCTGTTGACTTGTTAGCACTCCTGTTTTATAGGGTGAAGATTAATCTCATTTGAAGAGAAAATGCTATGCTAAAGCACCTTTATcctaaaaaatacaaaagtatGATACTATTCTGTTGAATTGTGCTGTACATACAATGAAAAGGTGTTTAGCTACAAGTGTTTTGCTTGTCCCCACACATAAGAAAATGGTGTTACAATTGTATATGTATACAATAAGATAAATAttgaaaaggaatttaaaattttgacCACAATGTAGTATCCTGTTAAAGGAGAAACAAACATATGAAAGAAAGGTGAGATGTAAATTACACACATATGTTACCAGTTTATCTGTATTCATATGACAGCCATTTAGGAAAATGCTGGTAAAGAATTCTtgtgtaaataatttatttttcaaagagtTGTGGCCAAAAATAGTAATGCTTGACACTTAGGCACTCTGTTCACTATTTCAAATGCAGGTATCATTGCTCAGAGGAAGTGAACCAATTACAGcaattctatttatttattgttgACATCCctaaacaaaaagcaaaaagcaaatgtCTGCACAAAATGATATGATTAAACATgtctttttaattaatattgACATTTCCATTAGATGATTTATTCCCTCTGGAGCTCCTTTATATAACCAATTTTCTCTGTGAAACAGTAATTGGACTGCCATAATTACAGCTGTGACATGGGGCTTGGAACATCCAAAAATGAGGACAAGCAAATATTCCTGTACCTGGATAAGTGACCTAAATATAAATGTACTGCTCTCACATTGTTACTGGATGATGTTCAAATGGATCACATAATGCTCTTGAAATCCTGCTACCAGTCAGGCACTCCAGTTTCTAGTGATCTGATGCAGACTGAGGGTGTTTAATACCTTGTAGTGATGTGCTTATCAGGATGTTAATAATAAAGCAGACCCAGGCAGATGATGCAGTTCTCCATCTCATaggtgaaagaaaataatacctAATTATCAATGAGCAACTGGTCATGTTCCCATGGTTACAATGTGAGATATGATAGTTGTGTTGTGGTTTTATAATACATTAAGGAAGGAATGCACCTTTTACAGAGTTTGATACTTGTTTCTCTCATACATTTTAGTGTTAATATGGCAGAATAACCATGGGAGACTGGAATTTCCTTGGAGGCATTTTAGAGGAGGTCCACATTCATTCCACTATTATTGGAAAGATTTGGCTAACGATCCTCTTCATATTTCGAATGCTTGTCCTTGGAGTGGCAACTGAGGATGTTTGGAATGATGAACAATCAGAATTTATATGCAATACTGAGCAGCCTGGTTGCAGAAATGTGTGCTATGATGAGGCCTTTCCCATCTCTCTCATAAGATACTGGGTCTTGCAAGTTATATTTGTGTCTTCCCCTTCCTTGGTGTATATGGGTCATGCCTTATACCGACTAAGAGCcttggaaaaagaaaggcaaaaaaagaaagctcAGGTAAGAGTGGAACTTGAAAGCACTGAATTAGAAATGACTGAAAATCGTAAAAGACTGGAGAGAGAGCTCCGACAACTGGATCAAAGAAAGCTGAACAAAGCACCCCTGAGaggctctctgctctgcacttaCGTGATACATATTTTCACAAGATCTGCAGTGGAAGTTGGCTTTATGATTGGGCAGTATCTTCTTTATGGTTTTCATTTAGATCCCCTTTATAAATGTCAGAGAGACCCATGTCCAAACACAGTTGACTGCTTTGTATCTAGACCAACAGAAAAGACAGTGTTTATATTATTTATGCAATCAATAGCAACTGTATCATTGCTTTTAAATATTCTAGAAATTATCCACTTAGGATTCCGAAAAATTAAAATGGGACTCTGTGAGCAGAATAAAACCAAAGATGACTCTGAGAATTTCTACATAAACAAATCTAAGAAATACTCTGTGATACCACACTCTTCTTTGGGAATATCCACCACCCCTCAGAAAACACTTCCTTGTGCTCTTAGCAATTATACCTTTTTGATGGAAAAGCAAACTGACACTATGCTCTACCCAGTGTTAAATTCtccttctgtgtttctgtctgtgCAAAATAACCgtacagaaagcagcagcaattaCACCCATTGcaatcaggaaaagaaatctcCAAAGAAGAGGCCAGCTACAAATGCTTTGGACAGTCAGACTCAAAATGCTAGCACAAATAATAATGAAGGCTTTCTTGGTGAGCTTTGGACTGAGACGCATGATGCACAAGAAGAGgctgaaaagaaacattttcttattGATACTCAGAATGCAGATACTGCTGCAAACATGTACTTGAGAAGCTTTGCTGAGATGCCATCTCAAACTTCATTGCAACCTGGTACAACTTTTCCTAGTACCAGTCCTCGACGACAGGCAATGGTTGAGAGCACAGGAGCACCAACAACTTCTCTTGCAAAGAATGGTGACAGAAGACAAAGCAGTTTCAGTGCAAACAAAGCCCAAATTCCTTACAATGCTGATGGAAAAAATTCCAGCCGACCAGACACCTCTGATTCTATGGGGGTGGTGAGCTCAGAATCTACACAAAGCAGAAACTGGAATAGTCCTAAGCTTTTCTCTCTGTCTAGGCAACAGTCACTGTCAAGTAATGCCAGCAGCAGGCGTGCCCCCACTGATCTTCAGATATAACATGAGTTAACTCATTAGCTGCACTAACCAATGCTGGGATAATTCCTGAACAGAGACATAACCCAGACCCGTGTTAAATAATTCCACTTTAAACCAGCTCTTTACATAGGTAGAGAAGTTGTGTAACCCTTTGAATAGTAGCTAAGTAATTTTAAACAGTCTCTTTACTTCCTTTGTAATGCAAATGTGGCATAGACCTCAGTGTATAAACTTCCACACTCCagctaaaaaggaaaacatacaTCCCTCAATCACATATTTGGAAAAAGCCAGGCATAAAATCACAGCTGATACTATTTAAACTTAATAAAAGTAGAAGACAAAATTTTCAGTCTAACGATATTTTTTACAAAGTCCAGTAAATGAAATTGGGCTAAAGATGCTCTCAGAAGAACGTATTGGTAAGCATGTCTGCCTAATCAGTCTGAGAATTCAAACAGACATTTGGTAGCTGACCAAAAGCAGAATGTCAAACTTATTCCACTGTTCAGACTGTTGTaaatacaaagagaaaagcatttACAAAACAGATAATTAATTCTTTGGCTCCATGGTAcagttttttttcagtgtatcACCACTGACTTCCtcagcagaaaaatcaaagtgAATTCCTTATAGTATACTGTCAGAATTCAATACAccactaatttttttaaaacatcatgAATTACAGATGTGAGCTTTACTTTTGACATTTTTCATAACTAATAAGATAGCAAAATCAGAAACCAAGTTACTGAAATTTACTTATCAGACATTTTGAATTTCACAAACCAGAAGGCttatggaaaacagaaaaaaaccaaaaccaaaaacagagaaccaaaaaaaagcaaatatggTAATACCTTCCTGATTTCAGTTACAATGTCAAAAGACATATAAAAGGTTTATCAAACAGTAAAACtactccttttctgtttgtctcTCCCCTGAATTCTGATAAACTTTTAAATCAAACAAAGCTTCTACCTATTTAGGAGGAGCATTTCTGTTTATGCTTTTtatggggaaaacaaaacattagGACATTTATCCACTTGCTGTTCAGGTCCATATGGTGTACAGGAAGTTCCATGAAacatcttaaaataataaaggagGCAAAGATGAACAAAATACTATGGTACATTTATAATCAAGCTTTCTATGTgtgaaatacatttatttgaGTTGCACAGCACCAAAACACTGTAGATGCTTGGTGAGGTGGTCCCAGCTGTAATGCATTCatatttttgtgtgtattttttacTAGCAGATTTGACATACTGTTCATgtactggaaaaaataaattgtgagATACAGGATAATGATGTTACAGCACAATTAAATTCTTAAGGTGCACTGTCGTTATGCTTACCAGACAGCCCTGATTGACTGAAAACTGTACAATACTGCAAAGGAGCCAGAAAACCTAAAAGGCTCTTTTGCTTGTAGCAGCAACATTAATCTGGTCCTGTCAATGTAAGAAATACACACTAGAACTATTAAAACTATTCGCTGTAGATTTCTCTCCAGCAACTATCCTTTTCACTTCTAtgtgtataaataaatacagccCTACATAATTGTGTTTACACTGTAAAATTGAAGGTTGTATAATATACTGGAATGTGCATTACTGTATAATGTGACTTAGGCAAGttaatgctgctgctgtggctttgaTTCTTGCATTTCTTGATGCATAAAATTCTGTGGGCAATAACTGCTAATGCTTGTTTTGCATTTAATCTCTCCATAATAAAAAGCCTCATATTTAATGCACTCTGTTCCTGCTGTCTAGTAATAGAAGGTTAGCATTTAGATGTTCACATATGGGATATGACATTTGTACTTTTGTTGTTCaaaacaagttaaaaaataatttttctgctgctgtgagaggaattttattaacttttttaCATCTGGAAATGCATTAAACATTCTGTTTCATCACAGCACCTTGTCAAATGAAGAGTaagtactgaaaaataaaaacattgcaGAAGAGCATGGAGAAAAAGTGTGCAAACTCCCTAACATCACATCTGCAAGATCATTTGGTTggtctttttttattattattgtttttatttatataataaatagATTGTATCTGACCGcgtttcagaaaaataaacaggcataacttcttccttttttttttaaacaggctAAGGCAAAAGACTTTCCTGTAGATGCGAAGATTTCACCACGTATCACTCTTCAGAGGCTCTTGTGTAGGCACCTCTGTAGCTGCGGCTTACTGCAACTTTCTCCTGTGATTTCAGTCAGCTGCAGCTACTGAAATTTATTAATCAGACACTTTGAATTTCACAAACCAGAGGGCTTACtatggaaaacagaaagaactcCAGCGACCCGCAGGACAGCTCGCCGCTCGGTCCCGGCTCACAGCCGGCCGCGCTCCGGACGATTGCCGCTACCATCGCTCGCCTTGTCCGCGGGGAGCGCCGGGGCCGCGAGTGGCAGCGGGCGGCACAGCCCCCGaaggctgagctgagccccGGAACCGTGCCCGGCgaggagagcagggcagagcgggCCGGGGACCAGAGCCGCGCAAGGAAGGGGGCACAGAGCCGGCCTCGCTGCCTCGTGGGCGGCGAGCGGGACGGGGAGCAGAGCCGCGCAAGGAAGGGGGCACAGCGCCGGCCTCGCTGCCTCGTGGGCGGCGAGCGGGCCGGGGACCAGAGCCGCGCAAGGAAGGGGGCACAGCGCCGGCCTCGCTGCCTCGTGGGCGGCGAGCGGGCCGGGGACCAGAGCCGCGCAAGGAAGGGGGCACAGCGCCGGCCTCGCTGCCTCGTGGGCGGCGAGCGGGCCGCCCAGGCCTCCGTGAGGGGAGCGAGGCCGCCCCCGGGGGAGCGAGCGCGGCACGCGGGGCCCGGCACGCGGGGCGCGGCCCCGGCCGTTGCCGCGGCGCCGTCGCCGTGGTAACCGCGGGGAAGCGCTCGCGCCGTTAAAGCGCAGGGCGCAGGCGCGCGGCCGGGGCAGGCGCCGTGCGGGTCAGATGGCGCACCACAAGGTAGGGGGGAGCGCGCCGGCGTGGGCGCGGTGCCGCTCTCTGTGCCGGCTG is part of the Haemorhous mexicanus isolate bHaeMex1 chromosome 27, bHaeMex1.pri, whole genome shotgun sequence genome and encodes:
- the GJA9 gene encoding gap junction alpha-9 protein — encoded protein: MGDWNFLGGILEEVHIHSTIIGKIWLTILFIFRMLVLGVATEDVWNDEQSEFICNTEQPGCRNVCYDEAFPISLIRYWVLQVIFVSSPSLVYMGHALYRLRALEKERQKKKAQVRVELESTELEMTENRKRLERELRQLDQRKLNKAPLRGSLLCTYVIHIFTRSAVEVGFMIGQYLLYGFHLDPLYKCQRDPCPNTVDCFVSRPTEKTVFILFMQSIATVSLLLNILEIIHLGFRKIKMGLCEQNKTKDDSENFYINKSKKYSVIPHSSLGISTTPQKTLPCALSNYTFLMEKQTDTMLYPVLNSPSVFLSVQNNRTESSSNYTHCNQEKKSPKKRPATNALDSQTQNASTNNNEGFLGELWTETHDAQEEAEKKHFLIDTQNADTAANMYLRSFAEMPSQTSLQPGTTFPSTSPRRQAMVESTGAPTTSLAKNGDRRQSSFSANKAQIPYNADGKNSSRPDTSDSMGVVSSESTQSRNWNSPKLFSLSRQQSLSSNASSRRAPTDLQI